The Candidatus Wallbacteria bacterium genomic sequence ATCAGCCGCTTCAATCCCTTGTCTGAAACGGAAAGAATCCGCCTGCTGGAAGAAGTTTTCAGTGAAGTTGAATTTATGCTCGCACAATCCGGATACACACCTGTCATAGTCGGCACAGGCAATCTGACTGAGCACATAGCCGAACTGGACCTCAACGGACTGGATGGGCTGGCTATTTCCGGCAACTGGTCTGCGCGTTATGCAGGCCTGCATAAACCGACTCCAAAAGATCTGGCATACTTGTCAACTCTACCTGAGATTGAACGCATTGCAGCCAGACAGGAATTGATTGATCTTTTCCCCGGAGCCGAATGCATTCTGGAGCGTATTCCTGAGTATCTTCTGGTGGCAAAAGAAGGTTTTACTTTCAGAACTTCAGGCACTCCTGGACGTAAAATTTACCGAGTACCGGGCATCTCTTATCAGATTCCTGTGGCAACCCCGCTTGGAAATGTTGAAACAATTACCGGTCTGCGCAAACTGGTAAGGGACAATCTGAAAGACCATAAAATAGCTTTGATCATTCTGGAGGGAATCGGGGAGCAGGATTTCAGGACGCCATATTCAGCATCTAAAAACTCGATGGGCTGGTATTATTATGAACCAGGTGAAAATCAGCTGCTCACAATGTCTACAGGCACACAGCAGGTCTTTGCTTTTCCCAATGGATACAATTATCTGGAAGAAAACGATAACAAGGAATTTCCATTTTCCGGCTACTTCAAGAAAATCCCGGCCGGCACGATTGCTGAAGACTCCGGCTTCAGAAGCATTGCTGTGGGAAATCACAGCATGCATACGCATATGGTATTTGGAGCTGACATCTGCGTGGAATGCTTTGCCCGCAATCTTTACAATCAAGGGTGCATGGGCGTGATCCACAGGACAGCTGAAATTCAGCAGGAAAACCATTGAGCAGCCTTAATTAGAAATGAAAATCCGGTTTGAATACTTAATAATCTGAAATGGACAAAGATGATCAAGTTAAAAAATTTATCTCTTTATCTTGATGGAAAAACCAGGAATCTGGAGATTTCTGAACTGGAAGTCCAACCAGGTGATTTCTGGTATCTGGCAGGCAGGAACGGCAGCGGCAAAACCACGTTGCTGGAATATCTGGGTGGCCTTTCGACTTGCTATCCACAGGCACGCTTTGAAGCGGAATCAACGGAAAACAGCTATAAAAAGAGCTTTGTAGTATTGCAGAACATTGATTCTCCTTTTTTCTATGACACAGTTGCCAATGAACTTTCCCACAGCCTGATCCAGCAGGGCGGTGAAGATTCCACTCAGGCTCTCACGACTTGGGCTGAGAAAATCGGACTGAAAGATAAACTGGAGCTTCCGGTGCGCACACTCTCGGCTGGTGAAAAACAGAGACTGATCCTTGGCATTGCTCTTATTTCACGGCCTGACCTTTTACTGCTGGATGAACCTACCGCTCATCTGGATTCGCTGGGCAGCGATCTGGCGCTCGGAATTTTCAGGGAATTCCAAATCCAGGGCGGAACGATGATGATCACAGACCATAAAACACGCGAAATCAAGGGTCAGCAAGGTCATTTTCTGGGACTGGAAAAAGGTGGGGTAGTATCTTCTTGCGTCTGGAATGGAAATACGATCAATTCCGCTCTGATTGAGCGATTCGGGCTTTATCCTGATCAGCATGCGGGTTCGGCTGGCAATCGTGAGCAGGGAGAATCTGTAATCAAGCTTGAGTCTTTCGGGATCTGTTTTGAAAACGGCAATCAGCTTTTTCAGGATGTCAATCTTGAGCTGAAAAGGGGACAATGGATTCATCTCTCCGGACTGAATGGGACAGGCAAGACTACCCTGATCAACCTGATTCTGGGTCGGATAAAGCAATCCGCCGGCACGATTTGCAGGAAACCCGGATTAAAATTCGGTTATCTTCCGCAGAATTTCCGTTATTTCGCTCAGTGTGACACATTCGCTGAGGAAATTGAGTTTATAAAAAAAAGGAACATCAACAGCCTGAACAGTGATGATCTGATTGAAACGCTCGGGCTGAAACATCTGCTTGAGCGGGATCCCTTGTACCTGTCAAGGGGTGAATCTCAAAGGGTTTTTCTATTTCTGGCGCTGCTTTCGCGGCCTGATGTGCTGATCCTGGATGAGCCTGCCTCAGGCCAGGATTTTCAAAGCCTGACCGCCATGATGGGCGTTCTGGATAGAATGGTAGCCCAAGGAATGGCGCTGATACTGGTGAGCCATGAAGACTGGCTTGGTTCATACGCGGATACGGTCTGGGAGATAAAGGAGAAAAAAATATGTTCAGATTCACGCTGAGAGAAACTGTCCTGATCGGTGTAATGGGCGGAGTCTGGGGTTTTCTGGAACTGACCCTGGGCATGGTGTTGCATAATTTCCGGGTCCCTTACCGGGGGATTCTCCTCGCTTCGCTGGGATTTTTCGTGATGCTGACTCTGAAGCGCCTGGTGCCTCGCTTTGGCAGCATTCTGCTGGCCGGTCTGATAGCAGTAGCCATCAAGCTGCTGGCAGCCAATGCCATGATCGCCAACATCATGCTGGCGATTTATCTGGAAGCCATCGGCTGGGAATTCATCTGCCATTTTCTGCGGAAGCGGAGCTTGCTGTTAACTATTTTCGGAGGAATTTACACTGGCTTTGTCTGTTCCTCTTTTTTTATTATAGGGATGATGCTGTTTTCAGGCATGAAGTGGGAACAGGTGTATAAAATGTACAGAAGTCAGGCTGAATTTTTTACCTCCTACATGCCTCAAGGCATGGACCCTGTGGTGGTCTATCTGATCTTTGAATCGATGCTGGCTCTGGTTTTTGTAAGCATAGCCGTGCGCTCAAGCGACCGGCTGATCAAACGCTTTACGAGGTTCTCAGGTGTGCCTCTAACAAAATGTTCACCCGAGACAGAGCATGATATCAACATTTTGTAAGAGGCTCTCATGAAAAAGCTGCATCCATTTAGCTCTCTGGCTCTGATTTTTTCCCTGATCCTGCTGGGAAGATTTGAGAATGTCATGCACGCTCTCTGCCTGTCAGGCATTTACTGGTTTTTTTCCTGGTACCTGATCAGGGAAAGAATCTGGAAAGTGCTCAATAAAGGTCTGATTATTCCATTGTTGATTTTTTCCCTGTTCTATATTCTGCTGACATCTGAACCGCCCTATTTGTTTCAGTCCGGCTGGCTCAGAGTCGGACGGACAGCAATTGTTCAGGCTTTCATGATGACAGTGAGGATGCTGACATTTCTGGTGATGGTGCTGACCATGATTCAAAAAAGCGACCGCACTGACTGGATGAATCTGATGCTGAAATTCGGGCCTCAGAAATCCGGGCTGATGTTCGGAGTCGCATTCAACCTGCTGCCTGTGCTGCAATCCACATTCGAGGAATTTTACTGGTATCTGAAGACCAATGCTTTCGGTAAATTTGAGATCATGAGAATGATTGTTCGATTTCCCTATGTTCTTTTGACCTACAGCCTTGTCCATGCCGAGGATATTTATAAATCAGCCTATGCCCGCGGATTTCAGCATGGTTTTCCGATCAAGCGAAAACCGCTTACACCTGACAAATGGAATCTGACTCTGATCCTGTTCCTGCTGGCAGTGAATCTCTCTGCTCTGACTCTTGGCTGGGATAAGCTTCCCCCAATCGCTCACTTTACCTATACACCGTGAAGACCTAAAACCTGAAGTGCTATAATTAGCATGGAGAAAAACGAAATGCGGCCTAAAACAATCGATCCTTTTTACCTGATGTTTTCCCTGCTGGGAGGGATTGTACTGCTGTTCGTCGTGGCACCGCTCGCAGGGATGTTCTGGAATGTATCTCCTGCAGATTTAAATGGAGCGCTGATCGATTCTGAAGTGCAGAGCAGCATCTTTCTGACGGTATTTTCATCCATGGCAGCTACCCTGATCTTTGCGATTCCGGCGATCCCGCTCGCCTATCTGCTGGCCAGATTCAAATTTCCGTTGAAACGGCTGGTGACTGGAATCATTGAAATGCCTGTAGTGATACCCCATTCAGCTGCAGGTATCGCCCTGCTCGGCATGCTCACGCGGGACACTCTGCTTGGGAAAACCGCCGGGTTTTTCGGCCTGCAGTTCGTGGGCGGAGCGCTTGGAATTATGATGGCGATGGCTTTTGTGAGCCTTCCTTTTCTAATCAATGCGGCACGCGACGGTTTTGCGGCTGTTCCGGAGCGGCTGGAAAAAGCTGCTCTAAACCTTGGCGCATCGAGGCTTCGAGTGTTTTTTACCATCGCACTGCCACTGGCGCTGAGGTCCATCATTTCCGGCCTGATTCTGATGTTCGGCCGCGGCATGAGCGAATTCGGCGCGGTAGTGATCATCACCTATCACCCCATGATCACTCCGATCCTGATCTACGAAAGATTTGGAGCTTTCGGCCTGAAATACGCCCGGCCTGTGGCTGTGCTTTTTATCATGATCTGCCTGGTATTCTTCATACTGCTGAGACTGATTTCGAGGGAAAAAGATGGAGACACTTAATCCAAATCATTGTGCAAAATGCGCCCTGCTGAAGGTTGAAAAGCTTTCTAAAAAATTCCCGGATTTTTTTCTGGACAATGTTTCCTTTGAAATACAGGAAGGTGAATATTTCATTCTTCTCGGACCGTCAGGGGTAGGAAAAACTGTCCTGCTGGAATTGATCACAGGACTCAGCACCCCTGATTCCGGACGGATTTTCCTGGATGATTGCGAAATCACAAACACTGGAATCCAGGAGCGCAGGATCGGAATGGTATATCAGGATCAGATGCTGTTTCCGCATCTGACTGTGAAGCAGAATATTGCCTATGGTTTGAACAGCCGTCACCAGCCCCGTGAAGAGACAGGCAGAACAGTGGCAGAACTCGCTGATCAGCTGGGTGTTTCAACTCTGCTGGACCGCCTGCCTGAGTCATTATCAGGCGGCGAACGCCAGAGAGTGGCTTTAGCGAGAGTCCTGGCGATAAAGCCCCGCTGCCTGCTGCTGGATGAACCCCTGTCAGCGCTTGACCCCGGCTCCCGCAGCGAGCTGCGGCGGATTCTGCGGAAAATTCATCAGGCTGGTAATACAATCGTGCATGTCACACATGATTATGAGGAAGCAGTTTCTCTGGCTCAGAGGATCGCAGTGATGGATGAAGGGAGAATCATCCAGACCGATCTGCCGGAAGAGGTTTTCCTGCATCCCAGATCCGCCTTTGTAGCCAGATTCGTGGGAATCAGGAATTTTTATCACGGGGAGCTTAAGGGCCAAAGCAGTGAAATAAGGGAATTCCAGACCTGCGGAAAGACAATTCATCTTACCACAGTGGAATGTGATGGGCCTGGTTTTATCATGATCGCTTCCAGTGAGGTCACGCTTTCCAGTAACAGACCTGACTCCAGCGCCAGAAATGTCTTTGAAGGTGTGATCATCGACATCGCTCCGGTTCTGTCAGGAATCGAAGTGATGGTGGAGGCGGGATTCAGGATTTCTGCTCTGATCACAAGGAGCGCCAGAGAAGAAATGCATCTTTCCAATGGGGCGAAAGTCTGGGTAAGCATCAAGGCAACTGCTGTCAAATATTATCCCCAGTAAATTCAAGCTGATCTCTTTTCCTTTTACCTTGTCATTTCATTACAGATCTGCGATATATAAGATATGAAGGCAATCTCAGATCTGGACCGTTTTGAAGTTTTCTGCTGGTTTTTCACCTTTCTGGCGATTTTTTTTCTGGCCGGTCCGGTGATGGCTCTGTTTGTCTCCTTAAAACCTGCTTTTTTCTATCAGGACGCCTTTGATCCTGAAATCTGGGAGTCCTTGAGACTCACCTTGTTTTCAGGGTTTGTTTCGTCGATTTTTGGAGTGCTGACTGGCATTCCCATGGCTTATGTCCTCTCGATATCCTCCCGGAAAGTCAGGACGATCGTTGAACCTTTGATTGAAATTCCAATCATACTTCCGCCAGTGATTGCAGGAATTTCTCTGGTCTGTTTTCTTTCTCCAGACTTCGTTGTCGGAAATGCCTTTTCCAGAATCGGGATCCATTTCATCAGTTCGATTTACGGCATCATCGCAGGCATGTACTTCGTCGGTGTGCCTTTCATCGTAAAAACAAGTCTGGCTGCCTTCCAGGAGATCGACTCCAGAGTGGTTAAAACTGCGAGATGCCTTGGAGCGTCAGGTTTTAGAGCATTCATGACCGTAATACTTCCGCTTTCCGCACCACAGGTGTTTACAGGATTCATACTGATGCTGGGCAGGAGCATCGGGATCTTCGGGACAGTGGTATTGATAGCGTATAATCCTAAAACAATTCCGGTTCTGGCTTACGACCGTTTTCTCTCCTCAGGCATGGAATCAGCCAAGACTCCTGCCGTCATCCTGGTCCTGCTCTCTTTCGTGTTCTATGCGATGAGAAGATTGACGATCGGCGGGAAATGATATGCTTAGAGTAAGCGGCCTGACTTCTTCTCTCTCTGATTTCAGCCTGGCAGTGGATGAGCTTGAAATCCAGGGCTCCACATATTTTGTGCTGATGGGTCCGTCCGGAGCCGGAAAAACTCTGCTCTGCGAATGCCTGACAGGATTCAGGGCAATGGATGCCGGCAGGGTTGAACTGTATCAGCGTGAAATCACCTGCCTGAAGCCCGAAGAAAGAGGAATTTCTCTAGTCCATCAGGAACACTGCCTGTTCCGCCATCTGGATGTTTTTGAAAATGTGGCTTACGGACTCCGCTGCAGAAGAGTCTCTCAAGCGGAAATTAACAGGACCGTCAACGGGATACTGGAAAAAATCGGGATCCCGCAATTAGCCAGGCGCAGGATGGAAGAGCTTTCCGGAGGTGAGCGCCAGAGAGTGGCCCTGGCCAGGGCAGTCGCGGTGAAACCAAAGTTGCTGATCATGGATGAACCGCTGAATTCGCTGGATATCATGTCCAAGCGTGGAATGATGGACCTGCTGCTTTCGCTGAAGAGTGAGTTCAATCATGTGACGCTTCACGTCAGTCACGATCTGGAAGAAGCTTTGTATCTTGGCGACAGGATCGGACTCCTGCTGAACGGGAAACTGGTCCAGACAGGCGAAACCGGTGCAGTGGTTCTCAAACCTGCCACCATTGAGGCAGCTCAGTTTTTCGGCATTGAAAACATCTACCGGGTCACAGGAAAAGGAGGAGGCGGGGTAGCTCTCAGTGAGGGATTTGCCTTTTTGGTTGATTTCCCGGACAGAAACTTCAAGTATTGCTGCATTCATTCAGAATTGCCGAGGCTCTATCGGGAGCAGAGTACTGACGGATCCAGATATCCGGGAACTGTAAAAGCAATCAGAAAAAGCGGCAAGCAATGGATAGTCAAGATCGATCTTGGGATGGAATTGACAGTCAGACTGTACCATGACCCTGCTGAATATTGTTCAGGCAAGGTTTTCGTGCAGTTCCCGGATGAAGCGATTCATTTTATCTGACACTTCGGATCCAGCTGAAGGTCCGCTCATCCGGTTGTGCAACAAAAGGCAGGATGCCGGGTAATAGATACTCAGGAGGTATTGATGAAATTATCGGTCCTGATCTGCCTTTTAGGATTCAGTGCAGTTTTCGCCTGTCCGGCCTTTACTCTCAAGGATTCCACATACAATGATATCAAACGGGCCTCGTCAAAACTCTTTTTCGGGCTCGTGGCTGAGATCAACAAGTTCGAGGATACCGGCACAGGGGAAACAGAAACTCTGAAAACCCGCTGGGACGGTATTTCACTGATCTGGGTCCAGTTCCAGACCAGGCTGGAGAATTGGCTGAACATGATTCCTGCGAACCTCGGCAGGGAAGAATGGATCAAGGCATTGAACGATTTTCAAAGACGGATCAGCGATGTGAGGAAACAGATCCGCTCGGGAAGTGTTGAAGTGGCCCTTTCAGACATGGCTGAGATCAAGATTGAACTTCTGCTGTTTTTCCACTACAATTTCCTGGATGCCGCTAAAAACTCAGCCGTGAATGGTGACAAGGCGTTACTGAAAGAAACCATCTCAGACATCACCTGGCTGAAAAATCTGCCTCCCTCTGTACAGGAATTTCAGAAGCGGATCAGTGAACTTTACAACAATTTCGACGATACTCACCGGAAAGAATTCATCGAATGGAAAGAAAAGATGAAAGTGCAGCTCAAAAAAGACTTGAGTGAATATTTTGAAAAGAACAGCTGGTATTAGCGGAGGTGCCTGCTTTTGATCAGAATCGAGAATCTTTCCCGCAGTTTCGGCAAATTCAGCCTGAAGAGGATAAATTTCGAACTCCAGAGCGGGGAATTTCTGCTTCTGTCCGGTCATAATGGTGCCGGGAAGACCCTGCTTCTGGAAACGATTGCCGGATTCTGGAAACCGGATGAGGGAAGAATTTGCATCAATGGCAGGGATATGCTTGATCAGCAACCGGAAATGC encodes the following:
- a CDS encoding ATP-binding cassette domain-containing protein, with the protein product MLRVSGLTSSLSDFSLAVDELEIQGSTYFVLMGPSGAGKTLLCECLTGFRAMDAGRVELYQREITCLKPEERGISLVHQEHCLFRHLDVFENVAYGLRCRRVSQAEINRTVNGILEKIGIPQLARRRMEELSGGERQRVALARAVAVKPKLLIMDEPLNSLDIMSKRGMMDLLLSLKSEFNHVTLHVSHDLEEALYLGDRIGLLLNGKLVQTGETGAVVLKPATIEAAQFFGIENIYRVTGKGGGGVALSEGFAFLVDFPDRNFKYCCIHSELPRLYREQSTDGSRYPGTVKAIRKSGKQWIVKIDLGMELTVRLYHDPAEYCSGKVFVQFPDEAIHFI
- a CDS encoding ABC transporter ATP-binding protein — translated: METLNPNHCAKCALLKVEKLSKKFPDFFLDNVSFEIQEGEYFILLGPSGVGKTVLLELITGLSTPDSGRIFLDDCEITNTGIQERRIGMVYQDQMLFPHLTVKQNIAYGLNSRHQPREETGRTVAELADQLGVSTLLDRLPESLSGGERQRVALARVLAIKPRCLLLDEPLSALDPGSRSELRRILRKIHQAGNTIVHVTHDYEEAVSLAQRIAVMDEGRIIQTDLPEEVFLHPRSAFVARFVGIRNFYHGELKGQSSEIREFQTCGKTIHLTTVECDGPGFIMIASSEVTLSSNRPDSSARNVFEGVIIDIAPVLSGIEVMVEAGFRISALITRSAREEMHLSNGAKVWVSIKATAVKYYPQ
- a CDS encoding ATP-binding cassette domain-containing protein, yielding MIKLKNLSLYLDGKTRNLEISELEVQPGDFWYLAGRNGSGKTTLLEYLGGLSTCYPQARFEAESTENSYKKSFVVLQNIDSPFFYDTVANELSHSLIQQGGEDSTQALTTWAEKIGLKDKLELPVRTLSAGEKQRLILGIALISRPDLLLLDEPTAHLDSLGSDLALGIFREFQIQGGTMMITDHKTREIKGQQGHFLGLEKGGVVSSCVWNGNTINSALIERFGLYPDQHAGSAGNREQGESVIKLESFGICFENGNQLFQDVNLELKRGQWIHLSGLNGTGKTTLINLILGRIKQSAGTICRKPGLKFGYLPQNFRYFAQCDTFAEEIEFIKKRNINSLNSDDLIETLGLKHLLERDPLYLSRGESQRVFLFLALLSRPDVLILDEPASGQDFQSLTAMMGVLDRMVAQGMALILVSHEDWLGSYADTVWEIKEKKICSDSR
- a CDS encoding ABC transporter permease; its protein translation is MEKNEMRPKTIDPFYLMFSLLGGIVLLFVVAPLAGMFWNVSPADLNGALIDSEVQSSIFLTVFSSMAATLIFAIPAIPLAYLLARFKFPLKRLVTGIIEMPVVIPHSAAGIALLGMLTRDTLLGKTAGFFGLQFVGGALGIMMAMAFVSLPFLINAARDGFAAVPERLEKAALNLGASRLRVFFTIALPLALRSIISGLILMFGRGMSEFGAVVIITYHPMITPILIYERFGAFGLKYARPVAVLFIMICLVFFILLRLISREKDGDT
- a CDS encoding ABC transporter permease, which gives rise to MKAISDLDRFEVFCWFFTFLAIFFLAGPVMALFVSLKPAFFYQDAFDPEIWESLRLTLFSGFVSSIFGVLTGIPMAYVLSISSRKVRTIVEPLIEIPIILPPVIAGISLVCFLSPDFVVGNAFSRIGIHFISSIYGIIAGMYFVGVPFIVKTSLAAFQEIDSRVVKTARCLGASGFRAFMTVILPLSAPQVFTGFILMLGRSIGIFGTVVLIAYNPKTIPVLAYDRFLSSGMESAKTPAVILVLLSFVFYAMRRLTIGGK
- a CDS encoding energy-coupling factor transporter transmembrane component T, which codes for MKKLHPFSSLALIFSLILLGRFENVMHALCLSGIYWFFSWYLIRERIWKVLNKGLIIPLLIFSLFYILLTSEPPYLFQSGWLRVGRTAIVQAFMMTVRMLTFLVMVLTMIQKSDRTDWMNLMLKFGPQKSGLMFGVAFNLLPVLQSTFEEFYWYLKTNAFGKFEIMRMIVRFPYVLLTYSLVHAEDIYKSAYARGFQHGFPIKRKPLTPDKWNLTLILFLLAVNLSALTLGWDKLPPIAHFTYTP